A stretch of Blautia liquoris DNA encodes these proteins:
- a CDS encoding class I SAM-dependent methyltransferase, with the protein MNYQEINSKVIDSWVKEGWEWGKPISHDIYEDAKKGIWDVLLTPTRYVPHEWFGELQGKKVLGLASGGGQQIPIFTALGSECTVLDYSEKQLESERLVAGREGYSVRIIKADMTKRLPFSDAEFDVIFHPVSNCYVEEVQPIFKECYRVLKSGGIFLAGLDNGINYIFDDDEKILVNTLPFNPLKDENQMNQLNESDCGVQFSHTLEEQIGGQLEAGFILTDLYEDTNGTGNLHEHNIPTFFSTRAIKL; encoded by the coding sequence ATGAACTACCAGGAAATAAATTCAAAAGTAATTGACAGCTGGGTCAAAGAAGGCTGGGAATGGGGAAAACCGATTTCCCACGATATTTATGAGGATGCGAAAAAAGGTATCTGGGATGTTCTGCTGACGCCGACCAGGTATGTACCTCATGAGTGGTTTGGAGAACTTCAAGGGAAGAAAGTCCTTGGACTCGCCAGTGGAGGCGGACAGCAGATACCAATATTTACAGCTCTCGGATCGGAATGCACCGTTCTGGATTATTCTGAAAAGCAGTTGGAGAGTGAGCGGTTGGTGGCAGGCAGGGAAGGGTATTCTGTTCGTATCATCAAGGCAGATATGACAAAAAGACTGCCATTTTCTGATGCCGAATTCGACGTGATTTTTCATCCGGTGTCAAACTGCTATGTTGAAGAAGTACAACCAATTTTTAAAGAATGTTATCGGGTATTAAAGTCTGGTGGGATTTTTCTGGCAGGGCTTGATAATGGGATAAATTATATCTTTGATGATGATGAGAAAATTCTTGTCAATACATTGCCTTTTAACCCACTGAAAGATGAAAACCAGATGAATCAACTTAATGAGTCAGATTGCGGGGTACAGTTTTCTCACACCCTGGAGGAACAGATTGGCGGACAGCTAGAGGCTGGTTTTATTCTCACAGACCTATATGAGGATACCAATGGTACCGGAAATCTGCATGAGCATAACATACCAACCTTTTTTTCAACAAGGGCAATAAAACTATAA